Proteins co-encoded in one Marinobacter qingdaonensis genomic window:
- a CDS encoding ATP-binding protein, with protein sequence MKVFLPLLLCFLLALFQSPLRADPPQPSPAPVLGSQELAWLGEQDGFRIGVRVGQVPLIFDTGDGTLAGTYIDYLARLSDKLNVPVEPVILDDEAEEPATDAVLTTRLPDARVTPGKRYSEPLMTLTYGLFVSAGDVAIRSLADLEGGRIALIDGDVNQYPMLDPVESFTPVPVDGIGEAVSSVLSGQADAFLGPVPVVSDYLQSAMINGIGLSALLDQSTVDVVLQVDVDNDRLYHVLNQAVASISHTEHRVIRQSWLQADVPALERSGLELSASDREWLKRHPNLRVAFRTDWPPFEFEQDGRATGLVPDLMTRLEAELNTRFSRSEVSGRMAAEKLLQAGKIDILPGLSRTPRTESEYLFTRAYLTVPIALAIRDDGRFIGDLRELRNERVGVVNRHAAHDYLLINHPNLDIYPMDTVEEGLLALSNGDLEVMVTHIPAVSYTVARLGLSNLRITSITPYEYDLRLAVSKDNPELHRILNQVLNSLDVTETEAIYNRWIHLDIEQETDYTVVRRVVLIAVLVVLIFLYWNRKLSREVDERIRSENALRRSEDELRAAKLEAERLAREAETASLAKSEFLANMSHEIRTPMNAVIGYSDLLNNTVTDPQQRTYLEAIRAGSRSLLMLINDILDLSRIEAGKMRLDYSAVSMRRLLGDVRHIFDLRAREQGISLEVSVDSKMPAAMMLDETRLRQVLFNLVGNAIKFTHEGGVTVRATATLLKPDGKKSDTGERQHYRLVVTVKDTGIGIPADQRERIFDAFEQQEGQNTRRYGGTGLGLAISRKLARMMGGDLEVDSEPGVGSVFTVVLPEVEATGDVAEEEGAPKESERLLAQTLSIQERGWLREQLAADFGDEWQTVRESGDPEQMKDFARRVQAWGQRFRSRSVTHYGEKLLADVEAFNLDSVNSALDAFPKLLGR encoded by the coding sequence GTGAAGGTCTTCCTTCCTCTTTTACTATGCTTCCTGCTGGCACTGTTTCAATCCCCACTGCGCGCTGATCCGCCCCAGCCGTCTCCGGCACCGGTGCTGGGCAGTCAGGAACTGGCCTGGCTTGGGGAGCAGGACGGCTTTCGTATCGGGGTGCGTGTCGGTCAGGTGCCGCTCATTTTCGATACCGGAGACGGTACGCTGGCGGGTACCTACATAGATTACCTGGCCCGCCTGTCGGACAAGCTCAATGTACCGGTCGAGCCGGTGATCCTGGACGACGAGGCTGAGGAGCCGGCCACCGATGCGGTGCTGACCACCCGCCTGCCCGACGCCCGGGTGACCCCGGGCAAGCGCTACAGCGAACCCCTGATGACCCTGACCTACGGCCTGTTTGTCAGTGCCGGCGACGTCGCGATCCGCAGTCTGGCCGACCTGGAAGGCGGGCGCATCGCGTTGATCGATGGCGACGTCAACCAGTACCCGATGCTCGACCCGGTCGAGAGCTTCACCCCGGTGCCGGTGGATGGCATCGGCGAGGCCGTGAGCAGTGTACTCTCAGGCCAGGCGGACGCGTTCCTGGGACCGGTGCCGGTGGTGTCCGATTACCTGCAGTCGGCGATGATCAATGGCATCGGGCTGTCGGCCCTGCTGGATCAGAGCACCGTGGACGTGGTGTTGCAGGTGGACGTGGACAACGACCGCCTGTACCACGTGCTGAACCAGGCGGTGGCCTCGATCAGCCACACCGAGCATCGGGTCATTCGCCAGTCCTGGCTGCAGGCCGATGTGCCCGCCCTGGAGCGTAGCGGGCTGGAGTTATCGGCGTCGGACCGGGAGTGGCTCAAACGCCACCCCAATCTGCGAGTCGCCTTTCGCACCGACTGGCCACCGTTCGAGTTTGAGCAGGACGGTCGCGCCACCGGCCTGGTGCCGGACCTGATGACCCGGCTGGAAGCCGAACTCAACACCCGCTTCAGCCGGTCCGAAGTGTCTGGTCGCATGGCTGCCGAGAAGCTGCTTCAGGCCGGCAAGATCGATATCCTGCCGGGCCTGTCCCGAACCCCGAGGACCGAATCCGAATACCTGTTCACCCGCGCCTACCTGACCGTGCCCATCGCCCTGGCCATTCGTGATGACGGTCGGTTCATTGGTGATCTGCGGGAATTGCGGAACGAGCGCGTCGGGGTGGTGAACCGGCACGCCGCCCACGATTACCTGCTGATCAACCACCCGAACCTCGACATCTACCCGATGGATACGGTGGAAGAAGGCCTGCTGGCCCTGTCCAATGGCGACCTCGAGGTCATGGTGACCCACATTCCGGCGGTCAGTTACACGGTGGCCCGGCTCGGCCTGTCCAATCTGCGGATCACCAGCATCACGCCCTATGAGTACGACCTTCGCCTGGCGGTCAGCAAGGACAACCCGGAGCTGCACCGGATCCTGAACCAGGTGCTCAACAGCCTGGATGTGACCGAAACCGAAGCCATCTACAACCGCTGGATCCACCTCGACATCGAGCAGGAGACCGACTACACCGTGGTCCGTCGGGTGGTGCTGATCGCCGTGCTGGTGGTGCTGATCTTCCTGTACTGGAACCGTAAGCTGTCCCGGGAAGTGGACGAACGGATCCGCTCGGAAAACGCTCTGCGCCGTAGCGAAGACGAGCTACGCGCGGCCAAGCTCGAAGCCGAACGCCTGGCCCGGGAGGCTGAAACCGCGAGTCTGGCCAAGAGTGAATTCCTGGCCAACATGTCCCACGAGATCCGGACCCCGATGAACGCGGTCATCGGCTACAGCGACCTGCTCAACAACACGGTCACCGATCCCCAGCAGCGCACCTACCTGGAAGCCATCCGCGCTGGCAGCCGAAGCCTGCTGATGCTGATCAACGACATCCTGGACCTGTCCCGCATCGAGGCCGGTAAGATGCGGCTGGATTATTCCGCGGTGTCCATGCGTCGGCTGCTCGGCGATGTCCGCCACATTTTCGACCTGCGAGCCCGGGAGCAGGGCATCTCCCTGGAGGTGAGTGTCGATTCCAAGATGCCGGCGGCCATGATGCTGGACGAGACTCGCCTGCGCCAGGTGCTGTTCAACCTGGTGGGCAACGCCATCAAGTTCACCCACGAGGGTGGGGTGACCGTCCGGGCTACGGCGACGTTGCTCAAGCCAGACGGCAAGAAGTCCGACACCGGTGAGCGCCAACACTACCGGCTGGTGGTCACGGTCAAGGACACCGGGATCGGGATTCCGGCCGACCAGCGGGAGCGCATTTTCGATGCCTTCGAGCAGCAGGAGGGGCAGAACACCCGGCGCTACGGCGGAACCGGCCTGGGGCTCGCCATCAGCCGCAAACTGGCGCGGATGATGGGTGGCGACCTGGAGGTGGACAGCGAGCCGGGTGTCGGTTCGGTGTTTACCGTGGTGCTGCCGGAGGTGGAGGCCACCGGCGATGTGGCCGAGGAGGAAGGCGCGCCCAAGGAGTCGGAGCGCTTGCTGGCCCAGACCCTGAGCATTCAGGAGCGGGGCTGGCTGCGGGAGCAACTGGCGGCGGATTTTGGCGACGAGTGGCAGACCGTCCGGGAAAGTGGCGACCCCGAGCAGATGAAGGACTTTGCCCGGCGGGTCCAGGCCTGGGGCCAGCGCTTCCGGTCCCGGTCAGTGACCCACTATGGGGAAAAGCTGCTGGCGGATGTGGAGGCGTTCAACCTGGACTCGGTCAACAGCGCACTCGACGCTTTCCCGAAACTGTTGGGGCGTTAA
- a CDS encoding DUF2789 domain-containing protein, translating to MDTSKHTFTTLFEQLGLAADDQSIEDFITRYSPLPREIALQDAPFWSESQSHFLEEGLEEDSDWAEIIDELDARMRH from the coding sequence ATGGACACCAGCAAGCACACTTTCACGACGCTGTTCGAGCAACTCGGCCTGGCCGCCGACGACCAGAGCATCGAGGATTTTATCACCCGGTACTCACCACTGCCCCGTGAAATCGCGCTTCAGGACGCGCCCTTCTGGTCAGAGAGCCAGTCCCACTTCCTGGAAGAGGGCCTGGAAGAAGACAGTGACTGGGCCGAGATCATCGACGAGCTGGATGCCCGCATGCGTCACTGA
- a CDS encoding diguanylate cyclase, translating to MTSDQSWKEKYLQELESADRREKQWKVERNSLERMLVRTSLASEGQAPELDRLLAQLRKDLRNKELDVDAWRALQEQIDQQVALLDERIPAAVGGAGVVGTAPQGQAFSDDMPEANGVPGDARDITDNTNRLRIARRIGQLLGQLLNQVTLESGAEAQARRLQQALLSSNDWDELREGLNQVAELVIAAITRSQKEFEAFLKRVDERLQQLRGHFAEQSSAQADRLSASEALDREIREELERAGNQVRDSEDLHELKASVSQHLLSIGQALGRFRDQESEREKVLAEQLEVMQEKIAAMEAHSEQLQSDVKRERQRALTDLLTQLPNREAWQERLAFEFNRWQRYQGPLTVGVLDIDFFKRINDSYGHKAGDRVLQLISRELRERLRATDFIARFGGEEFMVLFPETTPDAAKLAMEKLRHHIGKLPFHFSGEPVQITFSAGLAAFRPGDTEEAVMDRADRALYQAKDDGRNRLVVDAESCDQ from the coding sequence ATGACATCGGATCAATCCTGGAAGGAGAAGTACCTTCAGGAGCTGGAATCGGCGGATCGACGGGAAAAGCAATGGAAGGTCGAACGCAATAGCCTGGAACGGATGCTGGTACGCACCAGTCTGGCCTCGGAGGGCCAGGCGCCCGAACTGGATCGACTGCTGGCCCAGCTGCGCAAGGACCTGCGCAACAAAGAACTCGACGTGGATGCCTGGCGGGCACTGCAGGAGCAGATCGACCAGCAGGTCGCCCTGCTGGATGAGCGTATCCCGGCCGCCGTGGGCGGTGCCGGTGTGGTTGGAACGGCGCCCCAGGGTCAGGCGTTCTCCGATGACATGCCGGAAGCGAACGGCGTGCCGGGCGACGCCCGCGACATCACTGACAACACCAACCGGTTGCGGATTGCCCGCCGAATTGGCCAGCTCTTGGGCCAGTTGCTCAACCAGGTCACACTGGAATCCGGTGCCGAAGCCCAGGCCCGGCGTCTACAACAGGCCTTGCTGTCCAGCAACGACTGGGATGAGCTCCGGGAGGGGCTGAATCAGGTCGCCGAGCTGGTGATTGCAGCGATTACCCGCAGCCAGAAAGAGTTCGAGGCGTTTCTGAAGCGAGTCGACGAGCGCCTGCAGCAGCTGCGCGGGCACTTTGCCGAACAGTCCTCGGCCCAGGCCGACCGTCTGAGCGCGTCCGAGGCCCTGGACCGGGAAATCCGCGAGGAGCTGGAACGGGCCGGCAACCAGGTCCGGGACAGTGAAGACCTGCACGAGCTCAAGGCCTCGGTCAGTCAGCACCTGCTATCGATCGGCCAGGCCCTGGGCCGGTTCCGGGACCAGGAAAGCGAACGGGAAAAGGTCTTAGCCGAGCAGCTTGAGGTGATGCAGGAAAAGATCGCCGCCATGGAAGCGCATTCGGAGCAGTTGCAGTCGGATGTGAAGCGCGAACGGCAACGGGCCTTGACCGACCTTCTGACCCAGTTGCCGAACCGGGAGGCTTGGCAGGAGCGGCTGGCCTTTGAATTCAACCGCTGGCAACGCTACCAGGGCCCGCTGACGGTCGGCGTGCTCGATATCGATTTTTTCAAGCGGATCAACGATTCGTACGGCCACAAGGCCGGCGACCGGGTGCTCCAGCTGATTTCCAGGGAGCTCCGGGAACGTCTGCGCGCCACCGACTTCATCGCCCGATTCGGCGGCGAGGAGTTCATGGTGTTGTTTCCGGAAACGACGCCGGATGCCGCCAAACTGGCGATGGAAAAGCTGCGCCACCACATTGGCAAGCTGCCTTTCCACTTCAGTGGCGAGCCGGTGCAGATCACCTTTTCGGCGGGGCTGGCGGCCTTTCGACCGGGGGATACCGAGGAGGCGGTCATGGACCGGGCCGACCGAGCCCTGTACCAGGCGAAAGACGACGGCCGCAACCGGCTCGTTGTTGACGCGGAATCATGCGATCAGTGA
- the xerC gene encoding tyrosine recombinase XerC, which produces MARDGQDATTELMTPVADFIRHLAAEKRHSPRTCDSYRRDLQRLAAWLAETGHPSQWPQVSSHDLRRYVAELSRAGLNGRSIARHLSAIRRFYRFLLRERLATDNPALDIRAPKSGRRLPKVADVDQLNHLLDTSPDDPLEIRDLCMFELMYSSGLRLSELAGLDVDAVDLRGAEVRVLGKGGKERVLPVGRKARLALEGWLPVRAGLVPEQERALFVSQRGDRLSHRSIQARLHRWGLAKGADQRLHPHLLRHSFASHMLESSGDLRAVQELLGHADIATTQVYTHLDFQHLARIYDQSHPRARRRSYDGRQRTEDSAGE; this is translated from the coding sequence ATGGCCAGGGACGGGCAGGATGCAACGACCGAGTTGATGACCCCGGTCGCCGATTTCATCCGGCACCTGGCCGCGGAAAAGCGCCACTCGCCCCGAACCTGCGACAGCTACCGTCGCGACCTCCAGCGCCTGGCCGCCTGGTTGGCCGAGACCGGGCACCCGAGCCAGTGGCCGCAGGTGTCCAGTCACGACCTCAGGCGCTACGTCGCCGAGTTGAGTCGGGCCGGCCTGAACGGCCGCAGCATTGCCCGCCACCTGTCCGCCATCCGCCGATTCTACCGATTCCTGCTGCGCGAGCGGCTGGCCACCGATAACCCCGCCCTGGACATTCGCGCCCCCAAGAGTGGCCGACGTCTGCCCAAGGTGGCCGATGTCGACCAGCTCAACCACCTGTTGGATACCTCGCCGGACGACCCCCTGGAAATACGTGACCTGTGTATGTTCGAGCTGATGTATTCGTCCGGGCTGCGGTTGTCGGAACTGGCTGGCCTGGATGTGGACGCGGTGGACCTGCGCGGGGCCGAGGTGCGGGTCCTGGGCAAGGGCGGCAAGGAACGGGTGTTGCCGGTGGGGCGCAAGGCCCGGCTGGCCCTCGAGGGCTGGTTGCCGGTGCGCGCTGGCCTGGTGCCGGAGCAGGAACGCGCACTCTTCGTCAGCCAGCGGGGCGATCGACTCAGCCATCGCAGCATCCAGGCCCGGCTGCATCGCTGGGGCCTGGCCAAAGGGGCGGACCAACGTCTGCATCCGCACCTGTTGCGGCACTCCTTCGCCAGTCACATGCTAGAGTCCAGTGGTGATTTGCGGGCGGTCCAGGAGTTGTTGGGGCATGCCGACATCGCCACCACCCAGGTCTATACTCACCTGGATTTCCAACATTTGGCCCGGATTTACGACCAGAGTCACCCCAGGGCTCGCCGGCGAAGCTATGATGGTCGGCAGCGGACAGAAGACAGCGCCGGCGAGTGA
- a CDS encoding DUF484 family protein has translation MTDQTARQKAGELTREQVADYLRDNPDFFMDQDELLRSLTLPHDSGRAISLVERQVHLFREQRDTLRRELVELVAIARQNDRLFEKSKRLLMQVIEARSLSDMASAIDDSIRGDFGLDAASVLLFTDLDLPGTSQGALHVVRPAEARERLGSLLEGERAVCGQFRESERDFLFPDREDPIASVALVPLRSDDLVGVFAVGSCQAGYFDQSMGSLFLSYISDTLSRLLPPMVQRHTGAAPVTDIATESR, from the coding sequence ATGACAGACCAAACGGCCCGCCAGAAGGCCGGAGAGCTCACCCGGGAGCAGGTGGCGGACTACCTGCGCGACAACCCGGACTTTTTCATGGATCAGGATGAGCTGCTGCGCAGCCTGACCCTGCCCCACGACAGTGGTCGGGCCATTTCCCTGGTCGAGCGCCAGGTGCACCTGTTCCGGGAACAGCGGGATACCCTGCGCCGGGAGCTGGTGGAGCTGGTTGCCATTGCGCGCCAGAACGACCGCCTGTTCGAGAAGAGCAAGCGCCTGCTGATGCAGGTGATCGAGGCCCGGAGCCTCAGTGACATGGCCTCCGCCATTGACGACAGCATTCGCGGTGATTTCGGCCTCGACGCCGCGTCCGTCCTCCTGTTCACCGACCTGGACCTGCCCGGCACCTCTCAGGGCGCCCTGCATGTGGTTCGGCCCGCCGAGGCGCGAGAGCGCCTGGGCAGCCTGCTCGAAGGCGAACGCGCGGTGTGCGGCCAGTTCCGCGAGAGCGAACGCGACTTCCTGTTCCCGGATCGCGAAGATCCCATTGCCTCGGTGGCGCTGGTGCCCCTGCGCAGTGACGATCTGGTCGGGGTCTTCGCCGTCGGCAGCTGCCAGGCCGGCTACTTTGACCAGAGCATGGGGTCGCTGTTTCTCAGCTACATCAGCGACACCCTGAGCCGCCTGCTGCCGCCCATGGTGCAGCGCCACACCGGGGCGGCCCCGGTCACCGATATCGCGACCGAGTCGCGCTAG
- the dapF gene encoding diaminopimelate epimerase, with protein sequence MNQQRRGQGPMVRFTKMHGLGNDFMVVDAISQPFRLRPEHIRELADRNFGIGFDQLLVVEPPGLPDVDFRYRIFNADGSEVEQCGNGARCFARFVREQRLTNKKVIRVQTAKGVIELRVGKDGMVRVNMGVPELNPPAIPFAADRRKAVYTVDIDGTNVELSAVSMGNPHGVLLVDDVDTAPVSSLGPRLESHPRFPARANIGFLQIIDRGHARLRVFERGSGETLACGSGACAAVVAGCLRGLLDNRVEVELRGGRLVIEWQGEGTPVMMEGPATSVFEGQLRLPGDTQGRRRNNRRPIRRS encoded by the coding sequence ATGAATCAGCAACGTCGCGGTCAGGGCCCAATGGTCCGGTTTACCAAGATGCACGGGCTGGGCAACGACTTCATGGTGGTTGACGCCATCAGCCAGCCGTTCCGCCTGCGCCCGGAGCACATTCGGGAGCTGGCCGACCGCAACTTTGGCATCGGGTTTGACCAGCTTCTGGTGGTCGAGCCCCCGGGCCTGCCGGACGTGGATTTCCGCTACCGAATCTTCAACGCGGACGGCTCGGAAGTGGAGCAGTGCGGCAACGGCGCTCGCTGCTTTGCCCGCTTCGTGCGCGAACAGCGGCTGACCAACAAGAAGGTGATCCGGGTCCAGACCGCCAAGGGCGTGATCGAATTGCGCGTGGGCAAGGACGGCATGGTCCGGGTCAATATGGGCGTGCCGGAGTTGAATCCGCCGGCCATCCCGTTTGCCGCCGACCGGCGCAAGGCCGTCTACACCGTGGACATTGATGGCACCAACGTGGAGCTGAGCGCGGTGTCCATGGGCAACCCCCACGGCGTGCTGCTGGTCGACGACGTCGACACTGCACCGGTGTCCAGTCTCGGGCCGCGTCTGGAAAGCCACCCGCGGTTTCCGGCCCGGGCCAACATCGGTTTCCTGCAAATCATCGACCGTGGTCACGCCCGGCTGCGGGTGTTCGAGCGCGGTTCCGGCGAAACCCTGGCCTGCGGCAGCGGTGCCTGCGCCGCGGTTGTCGCCGGGTGCCTGCGCGGCTTGCTCGATAACCGGGTGGAGGTGGAGCTGCGCGGCGGCCGGCTGGTGATCGAATGGCAGGGTGAGGGGACCCCTGTTATGATGGAAGGCCCCGCGACCAGCGTCTTTGAGGGCCAGTTGCGGCTGCCGGGCGACACTCAGGGTCGTCGTCGGAACAACAGAAGACCAATAAGACGGTCCTGA
- the lysA gene encoding diaminopimelate decarboxylase, producing the protein MDHFNYRNGELHAEDVPVAAIAERFGTPAYIYSRATLERHYRAYDDALKDRPHLVCYAVKANSNLAVLNVLARLGAGFDIVSAGELERVLRAGGDAGKVVFSGVGKQEWEMKRALEAGVRCFNVESDTELDRLNAVAGELGVKAPVSLRVNPDVDAGTHPYISTGLKENKFGIDIAEAPAVYARASTLPNLDIQGVDCHIGSQLTSVSPFLDALDRVLALIDTLADQGISIRHLDMGGGLGVTYDQEQPPQPSDYVTALSDRLGDRQLELIMEPGRSIAANAGILVTRVEFLKCTEHRNFAIIDAAMNDLIRPALYSAWQAIVPVAPHQQGEEKSWDLVGPVCETGDFLGKDRKLRLQAGDLLAVRSAGAYGFVMSSNYNSRNRPPELMVDGDQVHVVRRRETLADQLAPESCLPE; encoded by the coding sequence ATGGACCACTTCAACTATCGCAACGGCGAACTCCACGCCGAGGACGTGCCGGTTGCGGCCATTGCCGAGCGCTTTGGTACCCCGGCCTACATCTACTCCCGGGCGACCCTGGAGCGCCATTACCGGGCCTACGACGACGCCCTCAAGGATCGGCCGCACCTGGTGTGCTACGCGGTCAAGGCCAACAGCAATCTGGCGGTACTGAACGTGCTGGCCCGGCTGGGCGCCGGTTTTGATATCGTCTCCGCAGGCGAGCTGGAACGGGTGCTGCGCGCCGGCGGTGATGCCGGCAAGGTGGTGTTCTCCGGTGTCGGCAAACAGGAGTGGGAGATGAAGCGGGCGCTGGAAGCGGGCGTGCGCTGCTTCAACGTGGAGTCCGACACCGAACTGGATCGGCTCAACGCGGTGGCCGGCGAGCTGGGGGTCAAGGCGCCGGTGTCGCTGCGGGTCAATCCGGACGTGGACGCCGGTACCCACCCCTACATCTCCACCGGTCTGAAGGAGAACAAGTTCGGCATCGACATCGCCGAGGCGCCGGCGGTCTACGCCCGGGCTTCGACCCTGCCGAATCTGGATATCCAGGGGGTGGACTGCCACATCGGCTCCCAGCTGACCTCGGTGTCGCCGTTCCTCGATGCCCTCGACCGGGTGCTGGCACTGATCGACACCCTGGCCGACCAAGGCATCAGCATCCGCCATCTGGACATGGGCGGCGGCCTCGGCGTGACCTACGATCAGGAACAACCGCCCCAGCCGTCGGACTATGTCACCGCGCTGTCGGACCGACTGGGTGACCGCCAGCTGGAGCTGATCATGGAGCCGGGCCGGTCCATCGCCGCCAACGCCGGCATCCTGGTGACCCGTGTGGAATTCCTCAAGTGCACCGAGCACCGCAATTTCGCCATCATCGACGCCGCCATGAACGACCTGATCCGTCCGGCCCTGTACAGCGCCTGGCAGGCCATCGTGCCGGTGGCGCCGCACCAGCAGGGCGAGGAGAAGTCCTGGGATCTGGTTGGCCCGGTGTGCGAGACCGGGGACTTCCTCGGCAAGGACCGCAAACTCCGGCTGCAGGCCGGCGACCTGCTGGCGGTGCGTTCCGCCGGTGCCTACGGCTTCGTGATGAGCTCCAACTACAACAGCCGCAATCGCCCGCCTGAGCTGATGGTGGACGGCGACCAGGTGCACGTGGTCCGCCGTCGGGAAACCCTGGCGGACCAGCTGGCCCCCGAGAGCTGTCTGCCGGAATGA
- the lptM gene encoding LPS translocon maturation chaperone LptM: MRAVKLTITGLVLLMALSGCGQKGPLYREAPAEVPGTAASAPAEPGSRDVRDDEEAGD, from the coding sequence ATGCGCGCGGTAAAGCTAACGATCACCGGTCTGGTCCTGCTGATGGCCCTGTCGGGCTGTGGCCAGAAAGGGCCCTTGTACCGGGAGGCGCCGGCCGAGGTGCCCGGCACTGCGGCGTCGGCCCCCGCCGAGCCCGGCAGCCGGGACGTGCGCGATGATGAGGAAGCCGGCGACTGA